Below is a window of Moraxella nasibovis DNA.
ACCTGCTGTCGCCAAGCAAAATTATTTTTATCGCTCACTTTCGCTTAGCCTGACCAATCCTAAGGCAATTTTGTTTTTCTTATCTTTTTTTGTGCAATTTGTCCGCCCTGATTATGATAAGCCGTTTTTGACCTTTTTTGTATTAGCGGTCATTCTGCAAATTGTCAGTTTTTTATATTTGACTTTGCTGATTTTTAGTGGCAAAAAACTTGCCGACATTTTCAGCTCTCGTCCGATGATCATGACGCTTGCAATGCTTGGCGTGGGCTGTTTGTTTATTGGCTTTGGGGTGAATTTGTGGCTGGCGAAGTTGTGAGTGTTAAATGTTGTTAAAACAAAAACCCCAAAACCATCACGATTTTAGGGTTTGTTTGATTGGATTTTAAGTGGTTTTAATCAGCTTAAAAACCATCAATCACTGACAATTAGCCTTGCCTGTGCGATGATTGACCGCGCCATGTTTGGCAAGCAAAGCAACCATCTCGCTGTGTCCGTTGGCACAAGCAAACGACATTGCACTGTGATCTTTGGTTGAGACCAGATTGACATTCGCCCCTTGGTCGATGAGATATTGGGTGGTTTCTAGGCGGTTGTTGCTGGCGGCGACGATGAGTAGCGTCTCACGGTCATCTTCTACGGTTTGATCGTTGAGATCCACAGGCTTCTCGGCGTTTAGTAGGGTGTGGACTTTTTTGACGATGTTGGTATTTTTACCCAAAACCGCCGATTTCATCACATTATACACATCGCCTTTGTCGGTGGCGTGCAGGCTTGCGCCCTGCTCAATCAGATAATCCACCATGTCTTCATAGCCGATGAACGCCGCCCAGCCCAGAGCCGTCTGTTCAAGGCTGCCAACATCTTTGGCTTCTAGGTTTTGACCGTTCTCCACCATATATTTGACCGTTGCCAAATCGCCTTTTTTGACCGCATCAAACCAAGCGGCATCAGGACCTGTGGACGGCTTGTCATAAAACACACGCCAAGACAGCTTGTTTGGATTGGCGATGTCCACATTTTCTTCGTGGCTAAAGCGAAAATCAGCCTGTGGTGCTGGTGCAGTGGTGGTCACAGCGGCAGACTTGGCGGCTGGCTGATTGTCCGTTTGCGTGTTGGTGCAGCCTGTAACTGCCAACGCCAATAACGATAAAACAAAAAGTTTTTTCATAACATCACCTGACATTGTCAATAAAGTTATCAATAGAGCTGCCATTATAACCATCAACGACAGTCGTCACAACCCAAATCACCCAAGGTTACACAAATCCCACAAGGCTCAAAATCAAAAAATCACCAAATCACAAACCAAGCAAGCTCGGCAATTTAACCACAGCATAAATAAATAACAAAAACAGCACGCCCAAGACCGCTTTTTCGTAGCTGCTCAATGTCAGTCTGCCATGATGCTGATGATTGGAATACAAATAAATCGCCATACCAGGAATGTACAGCACCACCGATAATAACAGATACTCAAGACCTGCGGCATACACAATCCAAAGCCCGTAGATCGACGCCATAAAGCCTGTGAGCTTGATGTACCATTTGGCGTTTGTGGTGATGGATAGTTTGAATAAATACGCACCAATCAAAAAATAAGGAATCAAAATCATCGATGTGGAGATGAGCAAAAGCGTATTATAGCTTTGTTCAAAAATAAACACCAAAACCAAGCACAGCTGCACGACAAGCCCTGTGAACCACAGCGAATGAATGGGCGTGCCATTGGCGTTTAGCTTGTCCAAAATCTTGGGGAAGGCGCCGTTTTTGGCGCCGCGATAAGGCACCTCAGCAGAGTACATGGTCCAGCTGACATAAGATGCCAAAACCGAGACGATAAGACAGGCGGTGATGATGACCTTACCTGTCGGACCCATCATCGCATCCAAAAGTGCGCCCATCGAAGGGTTGGGTAGCGCCGCGATGGTCTCGCGTGGCAAAATCCCCAATGAAAATATGGTGATGGCCACATACAGCACCAGCGCGATCAAAATCCCAAGCACAGTGGCAAGCCCAACATCGGCGCGTCTTTTGGCGTGAGCAGAGAGCACACTTGCCCCTTCGACACCAGTGAAAACCCACAGCGTGATGAGCATGGTGCTTTTGACCTGATCGGAGATGCTGCTGTTTAGACTTGCGCCTGCCATGTCCGCCTTAAAAGTGCCGAAATCAAAATACCAAAGCCCCAAGGCAATGAATAAAATGAGCGGCGCAATCTTGACAAAAGTGGCGATGAGATTGACAAATGCCGCCTCCTTGATGCCGCCTGCGATGAGCGCGTGCACAAGCCAAACGATGATCGATGAGCCGATAAAGGCGGCTAAAGTATTGCCCTGACCAAAAATCACCGTGCCGCCAACATCGGTAAAGACGCCCAAACCCTCAAAAGCAACCGTCAAATAACCGACAATGCCAATGGTGGCGCACAGCCAATAGCCCCACGCCGACATAAAGCCTGCCATATCGCCAAAGCCTTCACGGGCATAGGTATAAATACCGCCATCCAAGTCGGGTCTGAGTCTTGAAATAAAGAAAAACGACAAGCCCAAAAAGATGATGCCAATGCCTGTGATGAGCCAGCCTGTCATGATGGCTTGACCGCCTGCGACTGCTGCCATGTTTTGGGGTAAGCTAAAAATCCCCGAGCCGATCATTGAGCTCAATACGAGCGCGGTCAGGGATAATAAACCGATTTTTTTGTGTGACATAGGATGCCTTATTGATTAATGTGCAAAATGCGATGGGCGATTTTATTAATAAAAAATAGGCCAACGAACCCAAAGCTGCTTGAGTGACTTAAGCTTAAATTATTTAAGATGCTCGGCCATCTTTTGAATGTGCTCCACTCCAATGCCGCAGCAGCCGCCAACGATGTCAGCGCCTTGTGCTGCCCATTTTTTTGCCCATTGTAAATAAGCATCAGGACCCAGATCTTCGCGCACTTCATCAATCTCATCGTTGGCAGCGGCATCTTTGGCTTGGGGCGCGAAGGCATTGGCATAGACGCCGATTTGGATATCGCGAGCGCCAAGCCTGTCAAGCGTGTCTTTGGTGGTGGCGATGGCATCGCTCATCACCTCAGGCTGACTGCAATTAAACAAAATCGCCTGCACGCCAAGCTCTGCCATTTGCTCTACAGCCAATTTGACAGACTCACCAGAGCGCAGGCTCGGCTCATCGACCGTCTCATCATCGATGAGCGTAAACGACACCCAAACAGGGCGACCGTCCACGGGCAATAAAGGCTTGATGCTTGTAGGCTCGATGACGCTGCTTTGGGTCTCAAGAAGCCAAATATCAACATAAGGCGACAGCCCTTCGATGAGTGGTCCTGCGATCATCGCAAATTCATCAGATCGAATCAGATCGGCGCGATACGAGCCAAATAAAGGTGGCAGCGATCCTGCGACTTTGGCGGCGGTGCCTGTATTGATGGCAGCGTTTTTGGCAAGCTGTCCTGCCAGATCTGCCAAGCGCTTGCCATCTTTGGCGAATCGCTCATCACCGATATGAAAAGGTACGACGGCATAGCTGTTGGTGGTGATGACCTGTGCGCCTGCACGGATAAAATCTTCGTGCACCGCCTGCACCAAATGCGGCGCCTCATACAAGGATAAGGCCGACCACTCAGGCTGACGAAAAGGGGCGTTTTTGCGCATGAGTTCACGGCTCATGCCACCGTCTAAAAGGGTGATTGACATGATAAACTTCTTTTTAAAATCAAAAAACCACCCATTCTACCACAAAACAAAAACCCCAAAGCCAAAAACTTTGGGGTTTTTAAAGTCAATCAACACCAATCAATCGCCTTGATAGCCTTTTAGCTTCAAGCGCGCCTTATGCAGTAGTGGCTCGGTGTAGCCAGACGGCTCGGTCGCTCCCTTAAAGATAAGATCAGCCGCCGCATGGAAGGCAATGTTGTTGTCAAAGTCGGCACTCATCGGACGATAGGCAGGGTCAGATGCGTTTTGCTCGTCCACGACTTTTGCCATGCGTTTTAGCGTTTCCCACACTTGCTCTTCACTCACAATGCCGTGAGCCAGCCAGTTGGCGATGTGCTGGCTTGAGATACGCAAGGTTGCACGGTCTTCCATCAAGCCAACATTGTTAATATCAGGCACTTTTGAACAGCCTACGCCCAAATCCACCCAACGCACGACATAGCCCAAAATACCTTGGCAGTTGTTATCCAGCTCTTTTTGCTTGTCTTCATCAGACCAATTGGTATCGCTTGCTAGCGGAATGGTCAGCAGATCATCAATGCTTGGCATTTGCTCTGACTTGATTTCGGTTTGGCGGTTTGCCACATTACACTGATGGTAGTGAATGGCGTGAATGGTCGCACCATTCGGGCTTGGTACCCACGCACAGCTTGCTCCTGCTTGTGGGTGTTCGATTTTAGTGCGGTACATTTCGGCTAATTCGTCAGGTTTTGGCCACATACCTTTACCAATTTGAGCCTTGCCCAAAAGACCAGTCGCAAGACCAATGCCGACATTGCGTTTTTCGTAGGCGTTAAACCAAGTTTGACCCTTAATCTCACCTTTTCGCACAAATGCCCCTGCCTGCATGGCGGTGTGAATCTCATCGCCCGTTCTGTCCATAAAGCCTGTATTGATAAAGATGGTACGGTCTTTTGCCTGTGCGATACAGTTTTTAAGGTTTGTCGAAGTGCGTTTTTCTTCATCCATAATGCCCATTTTGACCGAGTTGGCAGGCAGACCGATGGCTTCTTCGGCACGACCAAACAACTCTACCGCAAACGCCACTTCATCAGAGCCGTGCATTTTTGGCTTAACAATGTACATTGAGCCTGTGCGAGAATTGCGAAGTGAATTTTCGCCACGAATGTCGATGGCAGTCAGCATTGGCGTGATCAATGCATCCATAATGCCTTCAAAAATCTCTTCACCATTCACCAAAATCGCAGGGTTGGTCATCAAATGACCCACATTGCGAAGTAGCATCACCGAACGACCGTGTAGGGTTTGGCTGTTGCCATTCAAATCGGTATAGGTGCGGTCGGCATTTAGCGTACGGGTGATGGTTTTGCCATTTTTTTCCAAGTTTTCGGACAAATCGCCTTTCATCAGACCCAGCCAGTTGCGATAGCCTTCTACCTTCTCTTCGGCATCAACGGCAGCGACCGAGTCCTCTAAGTCTTGAATGGTGGTAACGGCAGCTTCCAAAATCACATCTTTGACGCCAGCTTTGTCATCTTTGCCAATCAAATGCTCACGATCAATCTCGATGATGGCGTGCAAGCCATTGTTTTTTAGGATAATTTCTGTTGGATTGTCTGCTGTGCCGTTAAAGCCTGCCAGTTTTTCAGCGTTTTGCAAAGTTACCACTTTGTCGCCAATTTTAGCCGATAATTTGCCATTATCAATTTGATAAATTTCCACATCAGCGTGCGAGCCGCCCACAAGCGGGAAAGTTTCATCAAGGAAATTTTTTGCAAATTCAATGACTTTCGCCCCACGGACAGGGTTATAACCCTTGCCTTTTTCAGCACCGTTTTCTTCGCTGATAACATCAAAACCATACAAAGCGTCATAGAGCGAACCCCAACGAGCGTTAGCGGCATTTAGGGCGTAGCGGGCATTTCGTACAGGCACAACCAATTGAGCCCCTGCGATGGTGGCGATTTCATCATCGACATTTTGGGTTTCAATGCTAAAATCAGCCACTTCTGGCTCAAGATAGCCGATTTCGGTCAAAAACGCTTTATACGCACCCAGCTCATAGGCGTTGTTTTTGTGCCAGTTGTCAATTTGGGCTTGCAATTCATCACGGCGAGCAAGCAGTGCCTTGTTCTTTGGTGTTAAATCAAGCACCACTTGTTCAAAATTTTTCCAATAAGTGTCGCTGTCAAGTCCTGCAACTGGCAGGGCTTCATTTTCAATAAAGTCGAATAAGATTTTGTCAATGGCAAGAGAGCCTTTTTGAATGCGTTGGGTAGCCATAATTTTATCCTTAAAATTTAAATAACAGGGGTGGTTGTCAGGTGTGTCTCACGCACCAATGATAGACAAAACGGTGTCAAGGACAAGCCAAAACACCGTTTTGATAAATTTTTACATAAGGTACGCCACATTTTTCCTAGCGGTGCGTGCTACGCACCTTACGCATTATCATTTTGGGAGAATTGACATTAACCGCCAAATTGGTTCATGGTGTTCTTAGTCGCATCACCAGCTTTTAGAGCGTTTTCACCAGAGAAGATTTCTTTGTGATCATCGCCGATGTCCGAACCTGCCATTGCTTGGTGTTTCACGCAAGCGATGCCACCACGGATTTCTTTACGCTGTACGCCAGCCACATAAGCAAGCATACCTTCATCACCGAAGTAGCCCTTAGCAAGCTCGTGCGTAGATAGCGCTGCGGTATGGTAAGTTGGCAAGGTGATTAGGTGATGGAATACACCCGCTTCACGAGCCGCATCCGCTTGGAATGTACGGATTTTCTCGTCTGCGTCATTGGCAAGCTCAGAACCGTCATATTTGGCATCCATTAACTTGTCACGCTCGTAACCAGAAACATCTTTACCTTCAGCTACCCAGCGGTCATACGCTTGCTGACGGAAGTTGATCGTCCAGTTGAATGATGGCGAGTTGTTATAAACAAGTTTTGCGTTTGGTACTTGTTTTTTGATGTCGTTGACGAAACTTGCGATACCAGCCACATCTGGCGTTGGCGTTTCGATCCAAATCATGTCCGCACCATTTTGTAGCGAAGTTACGCAGTCTAGTACCACACGGTCATGCTGAGTGCCTTCACGGAACTGATACAAGCCAGACGCTAGGCGAGTTGGGCGATGTAGCTTGCCGTTACGCTTGATTAGGATTTCGTCTTCTTTGGCGTCCGCGATGTCAATCTCGGTAGTTTCTAGGTAGCTGATGTATTTGCTCGCTAGATCGCCTGGTTCACGAGATACAGGGATTTTTTGAGTTAGGTCAGCACCTTCTGAGTCGGTACGAGCAACGATGACACCTTCGTCCACGCCAAGCTCTAAGAAGGCATAACGCACAGCGTTGATTTTGGCTAGGAAGTCTTCGTGTGGTACGGTAACTTTGCCCGCTTGGTGACCACATTGCTTAGCGTCAGATACTTGGTTTTCGATTTGGATCGCACACGCACCAGCCTCAATCATTTGCTTGGTTAGTAGGTAAGTTGCTTCTTCATTACCAAAACCTGCGTCAATGTCAGCAATGATTGGCACAACATGAGTTTCGAAGTTGTCGATTTGAGCTTCGATTTCTTTTACTTTTGCTGTATCGCCAGCCGCTTCAGCTTTTTGCATTGCACGGAATAGGTCGTTCAATTCTTTTGCGTCAGCTTGACGAAGGAAAGTGTAGATTTCTTCGATCAATTTTGGCACAGAAGTTTTTTCGTGCATAGATTGGTCAGGCAGCGGACCAAACTCAGAACGAAGAGCGGCAACCATCCAGCCTGATAGGTAGATGTAGCGTTTGTTTGTGGTGCCGAAGTATTTTTTGTTGGCGATCATTTTTTGCTGAGCGATGAAACCGTGCCAGCAGCCTAGTGATTGAGTGTATTTTGAGTTGTCAGCGTCGTATTCAGCCATGTCACGACGCATGATGGCAGCGGTGTATTTGGCGATGTCCAGACCAGTTTTAAAACGGTTTTGAACAATCATGCGAGCCGCATCTTCTGGGCGGATGGCGTCCCAAGTACCGCCTAATTTTTCCTTAACAGAACGAACATGTTCGAGTGCTGATTGATAAGTCATGATAGTCTCCTAGATTCCATGTTGGTGTATCATTACTGGTGTAGCACCTTGCTGCACCCCAAAATCTGCAACCGTCTGGCTGCCTGTGATTTGAGATACAGCATACCCAAAACTTTGGCATTTATCCAATAGCAAGGCATAATGTTCGATATTTTTTAAATAAATGATTACTTAATTACCATTAAAAATCTTGATGATTTAAACATAAAAACCACCATTAACCCCATGAAAATAAAGACAATTTCTCATCTTTATTTACCCCATAAAATACAAAATTACCGCAAAAATCACCATAAAAATTTTCTCAACCTCCCATCAAATTGTAACAAATTATCCCAAATTTTTAAAAAATCATCTGCTTTTTAAGACCTTATCGCCACTTTATGTGCTAAAATCCCTGACAAAACCACTTGCAAAAATCCATTAACAAAATCACCAACAACAATCACCCCATCATCATGGCAACACCACCAAACACTCTACTGCCCTATCTGACCACACAAGGCTCTTTGACCGCATTATTAGAAGTCAAAGCAGGTCAGCCTTTGTGCGTAAAAGTCATCAAAGAAGGCTGGCAGGCACTTGATTTTCAACAAAAAAAATCGCTCGGTTTGCCCGTTCATCGCCCATTGGTGGCGTGGGTGCGAGAAGTGGAGCTGTTTGGCGATGGCAAAGTTGGCGATGATAAAGGGGCTAAAAAAGGCGCATGGGTGCGTGCCAAAAGCATTTTTCCCATCGAAAGCCTGACAGGAAATGCCAAACGCCTACGCCATCTGCACGGCACGCCCATCGGCTATGTGATGTTTAAAAAACACCGTACCCTGCCCTGCACTCGGCGGATTTTTTGTCAAGATGGGCAATGGGGTCGGCGTAGCATTTATGATTGGCAAGGCAGAGTACTTTTGATTGAAGAGCAGTTTTCGCACGAATTTGTAGCAGTGCTGTCATGAAAAATCTCAAAAAATTCGCAAAAATATCCGCCAAAGATCAGGCGGTTTGTGGTACACTACAAAGGTTTTTATTCCATCCATTTTAGTTTAAGGTAACCCCATGTTCAAAGACATTTCATTGCACGCTTACGACCCAGACATCGCCGCCGCCATCGACGCCGAAGGTCGCCGTCAAGAAGATCACATTGAGCTTATCGCCTCAGAAAACTACTGCTCACCTGCGGTGATGGCAGCCCAAGGCTCAAACCTTACCAACAAATATGCCGAAGGCTACCCAGGCAAGCGCTACTATGGCGGCTGCGAGCATGTCGATGTCATCGAACAAATCGCCATTGACCGTGCCAAAGCGCTATTCGGTGCAGATTATGCCAATGTTCAGCCGCACTCAGGCAGTAACGCCAACGCCGCCGTGTATCTTGCCCTACTAGAAGCAGGCGACACCGTCATGGGCATGAGCCTAGCTCACGGTGGTCATTTGACGCACGGAGCCAGCGTGTCATTCTCTGGCAAAACTTACAACGCCGTGCATTATGGCATTGATGACAATGGCATGATTGACTATAACGAAGTGGCTCGCCTTGCCCAAGAGCATAAGCCAAAGATGATCATCGCAGGCTTTTCTGCTTATAGTCAAGTGATGGATTGGCAAAAATTCCGTGAAATCGCAGACAGCGTCGGTGCTTATCTGTTTGTTGATATGGCTCATGTGGCAGGTCTTGTGGCGGCTGGCGTCTATCCAAACCCAGTGCCGTTTGCCGATGTGGTTACCACCACCACCCACAAAACCTTGCGTGGTCCTCGCTCAGGTCTGATTCTGGCTCGTGCCAACGAAGAAGTTGAGAAAAAACTGAACTCAGCCGTATTCCCTGGCACGCAAGGTGGTCCGCTCATGCACGCCATCGCCGCCAAAGCCGTGTGCTTTAAAGAAGCGATGAGCGATGAGTTTAAGACCTACCAACAACAGGTCGTCAAAAATGCCAAAGCAATGGCACAAGTCATTCAAACTCGTGGCTACGATGTCGTCTCTGGCGGTACCGAAAACCACCTGATGCTCATCAGCCTAATCAAGCAAGAAATCACCGGCAAAGAAGCGGACAAATGGCTTGGCGATGCACACATCACCGTAAACAAAAACTCCGTGCCAAACGATCCAAAATCGCCATTTGTAACCAGTGGCATTCGTATCGGTACGCCTGCCGTCACCACTCGTGGCTTTACCGAGACAGAATGTGTGGATTTGGCAAACTGGATCTGCGATGTATTGGACGCTCGTGGCGATGAAAAAGTGCTGGCAGAAGTCCGTGCCAAAGTCGCTGACATCTGTGCAAAATTGCCAGTTTACCAAAAATCTAAAACCAAAGAGCTGTTTGCCAAAATCAGCGACATGATCGATGAGCAAGCCGACAGTGAATTTGTCAATACTGCCAAAGAAAAATTCAACGAATTTTACGAAAAGGCGATGACCAAAATCAACAAAGCTTAATCGCAAGCAGTGATTTCATCAAAAAGCAGAGGTGGATATGATTTCACCTCTGCTTTTTTTATTATGCTTTTTAAATTTGACATCCATCATTTGGCAATCATCGCCAAACATTCTGACGCCATGACCATACCCACGACACTCGTCACCACCACCGCCGAACCGTAGCCGCCGCAGTTCAGCCCGCTCTCACACGCCGTTGCCATTTTTAGCTGCTCGGTCGAATAGACACATTTCATGCCAAATTTGCCTTTTTTGTTCTGACTGATGCCCTTTTCTTTTAAGCGAGTACGCAGCTTGGCAAGCAAAGGATCTTGAATGACATCTTTAAGATCTGCCACCTGAATCTGTGTCGGATCCACTTTTCCACCCGCACCGCCTGAGATGACAAGCTTAATCTTATTAAATCGGCAATGCAAACTGATGGCAAATTTGGCGTTCATGTCGTCCACGCAGTCAAGCACCACCACCTTAATGCCCTGCTCACCCAAACGCTGCACTTCATCTTTTGATGGTAAAATCTGCCCAACATTATCTTTGGTCAAAAAATCATCCACCAGATTTAATGTCATGTGCGGGTTGATTTGGCTAAGCCTAGCCGCCATCGCCTCAATCTTAGATTCGCCAAGCGTAGTGTCGAGCGCTGGCAGCTGTCGATTGATGTTACTTTCCACCAAGACATCCAGATCCACCAGCGTCATCTTGCCCACACCCGTACGAGCCAAGCCCTCAGCCGCCCAAGAACCGACACCGCCCACACCAATGACATACACATGCGCCTTGGCAAACTTCTCAAAATCGGCACCATACAGCGTGCGAGTGCCCGTAAAACGACGCATCATCACATTCTCACTCATCATAATTCCACGATTGGCAAAGCGCCTCGTTGCTATTTTGCCACAATTTTCTTGCCAAAACTTCTTTATCCATATCAAAAAGACAAGACAGCTCATCAAGCACATGAATCAGATTGGCAGGCTCATTCAATCGCCCCAAGTGCTGACAGTTCATCGGCATCATGTCAGGGCAGTCCGTCTCAATGACAAATGCCGACACACCATACTTTTTAAACACCGCCATCACGGCACGGCGTAGTTTTTTGGCATTGGGGTTGGTGATTTGCCCTGTAATACCAAGTTTAAAGCCCATTTTGGCAAATGCCAACGCCTCTTGCTCGCCACCGCTAAAACTGTGCGCAATACCACCAAGTTCATCAGCTTTATAATCATAACGGCGCAGCACTCGCATCACATCAGTGTGTCGCTTGCGAATGTGCAATAAAATCGGCAAATCATAAGCCTTGGCAAGCTTGACCTGCTCAACAAAAAATACCTCTTGTTTGGCGATGAGATTAATGTCGTTTTTCAATTCATCTGGATAAGTATCCAGTCCAATCTCACCGATGGCTATCGGCTGGTGGTTTTTGATGTAGCTTTCAAGAGTTTCAAGGTCTTGATGGCGCTGCTCTTTGATAAATAAAGGGTGCAGCCCAAAAGCAAGATGCGCTTGGGGCGTGCATTGATGGTTTGTCAGCTCATCACGCACCAAGGTCATTTGGTCAAAATGCTTTGCCAAAGTGCCGATCAACAAAAGGTGGCGCACCCCAGAGATGAATGCACGCTCCGCATAAATCGCACGCTCGGCAGCATACTCAGGCACATCAAAATGCGTGTGCGTATCAATCAGATGTATCATGATTTTTAGATGATTTGGAGCTACTGCGTCTTGGCAATAAAAGCAGCATGATGGCAAGAGCGGTTTTGATAATGGTAGATTTTTTCACGACTTACGCCTTTTGCGTTTTGCAACAGGTTGGAACACTTTGCTTTTTAGTGGTGCTTTGGTCAGTTCATTGAGCAAAGATGTCGAATGATAAGGCACGTGCGCCGATGGCACATGACTGCGAGCCGCATGGATGTGCTTGACATGATCGTCAAAAAAAATGTGCGGTGCAAAGGTTTGCAGCACCCGAGTTTTATTCAAACCACCCAAGAAAAATGCCACATCAACGCTCACGCCCCAAGCTCGCAAAGTCTTAATGGCGCGCATGTCAGCAGGGGCGTTTCTGGCAGTCACCAAAGCAATGCGAATGGGATTTTGATCCACTTCATCATACGCTGGCAATTTGCTTTGCAGCTTAGACAGCTTAATCAAAAAATCTGCATAAGGACCCTTATCCATCGGCAAATTCATCTTTTCATTTTCATAATGATGAAATGCCTGCAAACCATGCTGCTGAAACACCAATTCGCTCGCCTCATCAAAAAGCACAGCATCGCCATCAAAGGCAATGCGCAGCTGCTCAGTATCAAGCTCAGACACATCGATCGGCGTGGCATCCAAAATGGCGCAAGCACATACTCGTGCATCAGCCACTTTTTGCGCATCCTCTTGGTTGGTGGTTAAAAATAAATCAACATCAAAATCATCGATATATTCAGTGACCGACGCTCCCGAAACAAAAGCTGAGCGAGTAATGCCAAGCCCATGCGAACGAATGGCATTCAAAATCTGTATGCCCATGTCAGGTGTAGATTTTGATACGATCACCACCTCAACAAACGGCGATTCATCATGATAAGCTTTGTTATCTTGATATTTATTCAAATTGAGCAATGCCTTAATCAAAGGATAGCCAGTGCCCGCCGCCAAAGGCTCATTTTCATGCGCCTGCATATATTCACGAAAACGCTTGATGGCAGTCGCCTCATCCTCCTTGACAAGCTCGGCATACTTCGCCTCAATATGCGTCAAGTCAAATAAAGCCGTCGCCGAAATCGCCACGATCAGCGTCTGAGAAAAATCTACCGCCACCTTCACTCCTAACAGCCAATATCCAGCCTGTCTGCACGCCGCTCCGACACCAAGCCATGCATGTTAATGATGACTTGAAAGCTGTGCTGCTTTTGATTCAAAATATTGCAATACTTGATATTGCCAAAATTCCCACGAGGCTTACCAGTATCACCCATGAACTTTGCATAATCTCGTCCAGCCGAGACATTCATGCTAATTATACCATATTTTAGTGCCAGCTGCTCTTTACTGATGACGACATCTTTTGCATCAAA
It encodes the following:
- a CDS encoding homocysteine S-methyltransferase family protein, yielding MTLLDGGMSRELMRKNAPFRQPEWSALSLYEAPHLVQAVHEDFIRAGAQVITTNSYAVVPFHIGDERFAKDGKRLADLAGQLAKNAAINTGTAAKVAGSLPPLFGSYRADLIRSDEFAMIAGPLIEGLSPYVDIWLLETQSSVIEPTSIKPLLPVDGRPVWVSFTLIDDETVDEPSLRSGESVKLAVEQMAELGVQAILFNCSQPEVMSDAIATTKDTLDRLGARDIQIGVYANAFAPQAKDAAANDEIDEVREDLGPDAYLQWAKKWAAQGADIVGGCCGIGVEHIQKMAEHLK
- a CDS encoding malate synthase G: MATQRIQKGSLAIDKILFDFIENEALPVAGLDSDTYWKNFEQVVLDLTPKNKALLARRDELQAQIDNWHKNNAYELGAYKAFLTEIGYLEPEVADFSIETQNVDDEIATIAGAQLVVPVRNARYALNAANARWGSLYDALYGFDVISEENGAEKGKGYNPVRGAKVIEFAKNFLDETFPLVGGSHADVEIYQIDNGKLSAKIGDKVVTLQNAEKLAGFNGTADNPTEIILKNNGLHAIIEIDREHLIGKDDKAGVKDVILEAAVTTIQDLEDSVAAVDAEEKVEGYRNWLGLMKGDLSENLEKNGKTITRTLNADRTYTDLNGNSQTLHGRSVMLLRNVGHLMTNPAILVNGEEIFEGIMDALITPMLTAIDIRGENSLRNSRTGSMYIVKPKMHGSDEVAFAVELFGRAEEAIGLPANSVKMGIMDEEKRTSTNLKNCIAQAKDRTIFINTGFMDRTGDEIHTAMQAGAFVRKGEIKGQTWFNAYEKRNVGIGLATGLLGKAQIGKGMWPKPDELAEMYRTKIEHPQAGASCAWVPSPNGATIHAIHYHQCNVANRQTEIKSEQMPSIDDLLTIPLASDTNWSDEDKQKELDNNCQGILGYVVRWVDLGVGCSKVPDINNVGLMEDRATLRISSQHIANWLAHGIVSEEQVWETLKRMAKVVDEQNASDPAYRPMSADFDNNIAFHAAADLIFKGATEPSGYTEPLLHKARLKLKGYQGD
- a CDS encoding isocitrate lyase produces the protein MMTYQSALEHVRSVKEKLGGTWDAIRPEDAARMIVQNRFKTGLDIAKYTAAIMRRDMAEYDADNSKYTQSLGCWHGFIAQQKMIANKKYFGTTNKRYIYLSGWMVAALRSEFGPLPDQSMHEKTSVPKLIEEIYTFLRQADAKELNDLFRAMQKAEAAGDTAKVKEIEAQIDNFETHVVPIIADIDAGFGNEEATYLLTKQMIEAGACAIQIENQVSDAKQCGHQAGKVTVPHEDFLAKINAVRYAFLELGVDEGVIVARTDSEGADLTQKIPVSREPGDLASKYISYLETTEIDIADAKEDEILIKRNGKLHRPTRLASGLYQFREGTQHDRVVLDCVTSLQNGADMIWIETPTPDVAGIASFVNDIKKQVPNAKLVYNNSPSFNWTINFRQQAYDRWVAEGKDVSGYERDKLMDAKYDGSELANDADEKIRTFQADAAREAGVFHHLITLPTYHTAALSTHELAKGYFGDEGMLAYVAGVQRKEIRGGIACVKHQAMAGSDIGDDHKEIFSGENALKAGDATKNTMNQFGG
- a CDS encoding basic amino acid/polyamine antiporter, which gives rise to MSHKKIGLLSLTALVLSSMIGSGIFSLPQNMAAVAGGQAIMTGWLITGIGIIFLGLSFFFISRLRPDLDGGIYTYAREGFGDMAGFMSAWGYWLCATIGIVGYLTVAFEGLGVFTDVGGTVIFGQGNTLAAFIGSSIIVWLVHALIAGGIKEAAFVNLIATFVKIAPLILFIALGLWYFDFGTFKADMAGASLNSSISDQVKSTMLITLWVFTGVEGASVLSAHAKRRADVGLATVLGILIALVLYVAITIFSLGILPRETIAALPNPSMGALLDAMMGPTGKVIITACLIVSVLASYVSWTMYSAEVPYRGAKNGAFPKILDKLNANGTPIHSLWFTGLVVQLCLVLVFIFEQSYNTLLLISTSMILIPYFLIGAYLFKLSITTNAKWYIKLTGFMASIYGLWIVYAAGLEYLLLSVVLYIPGMAIYLYSNHQHHGRLTLSSYEKAVLGVLFLLFIYAVVKLPSLLGL
- a CDS encoding ankyrin repeat domain-containing protein yields the protein MKKLFVLSLLALAVTGCTNTQTDNQPAAKSAAVTTTAPAPQADFRFSHEENVDIANPNKLSWRVFYDKPSTGPDAAWFDAVKKGDLATVKYMVENGQNLEAKDVGSLEQTALGWAAFIGYEDMVDYLIEQGASLHATDKGDVYNVMKSAVLGKNTNIVKKVHTLLNAEKPVDLNDQTVEDDRETLLIVAASNNRLETTQYLIDQGANVNLVSTKDHSAMSFACANGHSEMVALLAKHGAVNHRTGKANCQ
- a CDS encoding chorismate--pyruvate lyase family protein, producing MQKSINKITNNNHPIIMATPPNTLLPYLTTQGSLTALLEVKAGQPLCVKVIKEGWQALDFQQKKSLGLPVHRPLVAWVREVELFGDGKVGDDKGAKKGAWVRAKSIFPIESLTGNAKRLRHLHGTPIGYVMFKKHRTLPCTRRIFCQDGQWGRRSIYDWQGRVLLIEEQFSHEFVAVLS